Proteins from a single region of Trichoderma asperellum chromosome 3, complete sequence:
- a CDS encoding uncharacterized protein (TransMembrane:9 (o20-39i46-68o98-117i129-148o168-186i255-277o283-303i315-334o354-376i)), translating to MYANGFCPSDAAGNPLSCPRGYGALLGTCAVCALLEILLSFIPPRILLRMFPPIVTGPTVMLIGINLIESGFQDWMGGSGCTTQALCPSPGAPHALPWGSAEFLGLGFSVFATIILCERFGSPIMKSTSVIIGLLVGCIIAAACGYFDRSGIDSAPVASFIWVHTFPLSVYGPLVLPVLAVFIVCLTESIGDITATCDVSHLEVDGMIFESRVQGGVLADGLNGCLAALMTITPMSTFAQNNGVIALTRCANRRAGYACCFFLLVMGIFAKFAAALVAIPSSVLGGMTTFLFCSVAVSGIAIISRGVPFTRRNRFILTAGLALGYGATLVPTYFNHVFTYSGGNKSLQGFLDAIVLVMETGFAVTAAACMILNLLLEEEMEDAIDADDDGDDVDVRVVHSNGPFSTKKYERNNDSDEIRDTGEGEGGSSSTRGEKQA from the coding sequence ATGTACGCCAACGGCTTCTGTCCTTCCGACGCGGCCGGCAACCCTCTGAGCTGTCCCCGAGGATATGGCGCTCTTCTAGGCACCTGTGCGGTCTGCGCCTTGCTCGAAATCCTCCTGTCCTTCATCCCGCCGCGAATCCTGCTCCGCATGTTCCCTCCCATCGTTACGGGCCCGACCGTCATGCTCATTGGCATCAACCTCATCGAGAGTGGTTTCCAGGATTGGATGggcggcagcggctgcaCCACACAGGCTCTGTGTCCTAGCCCCGGAGCACCGCATGCCCTGCCCTGGGGTTCAGCCGAATTTCTTGGCCTGGGCTTCAGCGTCTTCGCAACAATCATCCTGTGTGAGCGCTTCGGCTCTCCCATCATGAAGTCCACCTCCGTCATCATCGGTCTGTTGGTGGGATGCATCATCGCCGCGGCCTGCGGCTACTTTGATCGATCTGGCATCGATTCTGCTCCAGTCGCCTCCTTCATCTGGGTACACACGTTCCCCTTATCCGTCTACGGCCCGCTGGTGCTCCCAGTGCTggccgtcttcatcgtctgccTGACTGAGTCCATTGGAGACATCACCGCCACCTGCGACGTCTCCCACCTTGAAGTCGATGGCATGATATTCGAGTCTCGCGTCCAGGGAGGAGTCCTGGCCGACGGCCTCAACGGCTGTCTCGCAGCCCTCATGACCATAACGCCAATGAGCACCTTTGCGCAGAACAACGGCGTCATCGCCCTCACCCGCTGCGCCAACCGCAGAGCTGGCTatgcctgctgcttcttcctgcTTGTCATGGGCATCTTTGCAAAGTTTGCTGCTGCCCTCGTCGCCATCCCATCATCCGTCCTGGGCGGCATGACCACGTTCCTCTTCTGCTCGGTGGCCGTTTCTGGCATCGCAATCATATCGCGTGGCGTGCCCTTCACCCGCCGGAACCGCTTCATCCTCACTGCCGGCTTGGCCCTCGGCTACGGTGCAACTCTGGTGCCGACGTATTTCAACCACGTTTTTACTTATTCGGGCGGAAACAAGTCGCTCCAGGGCTTCCTCGATGCCATTGTCCTCGTCATGGAGACTGGCTTTGCCGTCACGGCTGCCGCATGCATGATTCTGAACCTGCTTCTcgaggaagagatggaggatGCTATTGATGCAGACGATGACGGCGACGATGTTGATGTCCGTGTTGTTCATAGCAATGGCCCTTTCTCTACCAAGAAGTATGAGCGAAACAATGACAGTGATGAGATACGAGATacgggagagggagagggaggctCAAGTAGTacgagaggagagaaacaGGCCTAA
- a CDS encoding uncharacterized protein (TransMembrane:12 (i72-93o113-129i141-161o188-206i213-235o265-284i296-315o335-353i422-444o450-470i482-501o521-543i)) — protein MDEGTGPSTITPETAPRWSLSRRLRSLRRAFTTREGLLGDYDYGFLFRPNLPFLPKRAGSRKSPFFGLNDRMPVFLGLLLGLQHALAMLAGIITPPLILSGAGGVNLPVEQQQYLVSTALIVSGILSSIQITRFHIYKTPYYLGTGLISVVGISFSIIPVAQGAISQMYANGFCPSDAAGNPLSCPRGYGALLGTCAVCALLEILLSFIPPRILLRMFPPIVTGPTVMLIGINLIESGFQDWMGGSGCTTQALCPSPGAPHALPWGSAEFLGLGFSVFATIILCERFGSPIMKSTSVIIGLLVGCIIAAACGYFDRSGIDSAPVASFIWVHTFPLSVYGPLVLPVLAVFIVCLTESIGDITATCDVSHLEVDGMIFESRVQGGVLADGLNGCLAALMTITPMSTFAQNNGVIALTRCANRRAGYACCFFLLVMGIFAKFAAALVAIPSSVLGGMTTFLFCSVAVSGIAIISRGVPFTRRNRFILTAGLALGYGATLVPTYFNHVFTYSGGNKSLQGFLDAIVLVMETGFAVTAAACMILNLLLEEEMEDAIDADDDGDDVDVRVVHSNGPFSTKKYERNNDSDEIRDTGEGEGGSSSTRGEKQA, from the exons ATGGATGAAGGCACCGGTCCTTCAACCATCACTCCTGAAACCGCCCCTCGATGGTCTCTCAGCCGCCGTCTTCGTTCCCTCCGCCGAGCCTTCACCACTCGCGAAGGCCTCCTCGGCGATTACGACTATGGCTTCCTATTCCGACCCaatctcccttttcttccaaaGCGCGCAGGCTCGAGAAAAAGCCCCTTCTTTGGCCTCAATGATCGCATGCCTGTGTTTCTAGGACTGTTATTGGGACTGCAGCATGCGTTGGCCATGTTGGCTGGCATCATAACGCCGCCGTTGATTCTCTCGGGAGCAGGCGGCGTCAATCTACCCGTCGAACAACAGCAGTATCTCGTTTCGACAGCATTGATCGTATCAGGCATTTTGTCGAGTATACAAATTACCAGATTCCACATCTATAAGACTCC CTACTACCTCGGAACGGGCCTCATCTCCGTCGTTGGCATCAGCTTCAGCATCATCCCCGTTGCCCAAGGCGCCATATCGCAAATGTACGCCAACGGCTTCTGTCCTTCCGACGCGGCCGGCAACCCTCTGAGCTGTCCCCGAGGATATGGCGCTCTTCTAGGCACCTGTGCGGTCTGCGCCTTGCTCGAAATCCTCCTGTCCTTCATCCCGCCGCGAATCCTGCTCCGCATGTTCCCTCCCATCGTTACGGGCCCGACCGTCATGCTCATTGGCATCAACCTCATCGAGAGTGGTTTCCAGGATTGGATGggcggcagcggctgcaCCACACAGGCTCTGTGTCCTAGCCCCGGAGCACCGCATGCCCTGCCCTGGGGTTCAGCCGAATTTCTTGGCCTGGGCTTCAGCGTCTTCGCAACAATCATCCTGTGTGAGCGCTTCGGCTCTCCCATCATGAAGTCCACCTCCGTCATCATCGGTCTGTTGGTGGGATGCATCATCGCCGCGGCCTGCGGCTACTTTGATCGATCTGGCATCGATTCTGCTCCAGTCGCCTCCTTCATCTGGGTACACACGTTCCCCTTATCCGTCTACGGCCCGCTGGTGCTCCCAGTGCTggccgtcttcatcgtctgccTGACTGAGTCCATTGGAGACATCACCGCCACCTGCGACGTCTCCCACCTTGAAGTCGATGGCATGATATTCGAGTCTCGCGTCCAGGGAGGAGTCCTGGCCGACGGCCTCAACGGCTGTCTCGCAGCCCTCATGACCATAACGCCAATGAGCACCTTTGCGCAGAACAACGGCGTCATCGCCCTCACCCGCTGCGCCAACCGCAGAGCTGGCTatgcctgctgcttcttcctgcTTGTCATGGGCATCTTTGCAAAGTTTGCTGCTGCCCTCGTCGCCATCCCATCATCCGTCCTGGGCGGCATGACCACGTTCCTCTTCTGCTCGGTGGCCGTTTCTGGCATCGCAATCATATCGCGTGGCGTGCCCTTCACCCGCCGGAACCGCTTCATCCTCACTGCCGGCTTGGCCCTCGGCTACGGTGCAACTCTGGTGCCGACGTATTTCAACCACGTTTTTACTTATTCGGGCGGAAACAAGTCGCTCCAGGGCTTCCTCGATGCCATTGTCCTCGTCATGGAGACTGGCTTTGCCGTCACGGCTGCCGCATGCATGATTCTGAACCTGCTTCTcgaggaagagatggaggatGCTATTGATGCAGACGATGACGGCGACGATGTTGATGTCCGTGTTGTTCATAGCAATGGCCCTTTCTCTACCAAGAAGTATGAGCGAAACAATGACAGTGATGAGATACGAGATacgggagagggagagggaggctCAAGTAGTacgagaggagagaaacaGGCCTAA
- a CDS encoding uncharacterized protein (SECRETED:SignalP(1-17)) → MEFSVLGLLALTGSVAAFNGQVSTWLEAGGEGPGILHIYLTDYDTGSTYEGRDYTGGFFVETSPGGYNWSASVWQTSDGCFNIDFQGAFGAGHEYCCGGLPCDLSG, encoded by the exons ATGGAGTTCTctgtccttggccttctcgcTCTAACCGGCTCTGTTGCTGCCTTTAACGGCCAAGTCAGCACGTGGCTTGAGGCTGGTGGCGAGGGTCCCGGAATTCTGCACATCTATCTGACCGACTATGACACTGGATCAACCTATGAGGGGAGGGATTATACCGGCGGCTT TTTCGTTGAAACAAGCCCTGGTGGCTATAACTGGAGCGCTTCTGTCTGGCAGACTAGCGATGGATGTTTTAACATTGACTTTCAGGGTGCCTTTGGTGCTGGCCATGAATACTGCTGTGGTGGTCTCCCCTGCGATCTGAGCGGTTAA